From the Pseudomonas putida genome, one window contains:
- the trhA gene encoding PAQR family membrane homeostasis protein TrhA, with the protein MYYGERFNAWTHLVGAVLACIGAIWLIVVAGLQGDPWKIVSFSIYGSTLLLLYSISTLYHSTRGRAKVIMRKLDHLSIYLLIAGSYTPFCLVSLRGPWGWSLFGVVWGLAVIGMLQEIKPRSEARILSIIIYAVMGWIVLVAVKPLLNSLGTAGFTWLAAGGVFYTVGIIFFALDSRLRHAHGIWHLFVIVGSLMHFVAVSLYVR; encoded by the coding sequence ATGTACTACGGTGAACGCTTCAATGCCTGGACCCACCTGGTCGGTGCCGTCCTGGCCTGTATTGGTGCCATCTGGCTGATCGTCGTCGCGGGCCTGCAGGGTGACCCCTGGAAGATCGTCAGTTTCTCCATCTACGGCAGCACCTTGCTGTTGCTCTACAGCATTTCCACTCTCTACCACAGCACCCGCGGGCGGGCGAAGGTGATCATGCGCAAGCTCGATCACCTGTCGATCTACCTGTTGATCGCCGGCAGCTACACCCCGTTCTGCCTGGTGAGCCTGCGCGGACCCTGGGGCTGGAGCCTGTTCGGCGTGGTCTGGGGGCTGGCGGTGATCGGCATGTTGCAAGAGATCAAGCCGCGCTCGGAGGCGCGCATCCTGTCGATCATCATCTATGCGGTGATGGGCTGGATCGTGCTGGTGGCGGTCAAGCCACTGCTGAACAGCCTTGGCACCGCCGGCTTCACATGGCTGGCGGCCGGCGGTGTGTTCTACACCGTGGGCATCATCTTTTTCGCCCTCGACAGTCGGCTGCGCCATGCACATGGCATCTGGCACCTGTTCGTGATCGTCGGGAGCCTGATGCACTTCGTGGCCGTGTCGCTGTACGTGCGTTAG
- a CDS encoding adenosylmethionine--8-amino-7-oxononanoate transaminase yields the protein MGLNDQWMQRDLKVLWHPCTQMKDHEQLPLIPIRRGEGVWLEDFDGKRYLDAVSSWWVNVFGHANPRINQRIKDQVDQLEHVILAGFSHQPVIELSERLVAMTPAGLDRVFYADNGSSCIEVALKMSFHYWQNIGKPAKKRFVTLTNSYHGETIAAMSVGDVPLFTETYKALLLDTLKVPSPDCYLRPEGMGWEEHSRNLFAVMEQTLAEHHETISAVIIEPLIQGAGGMRMYHPVYLKLLREACDRYDVHLIHDEIAVGFGRTGTMFACEQAGIRPDFLCLSKALTGGYLPLAACLTTDKVYQAFYDDYPTLRAFLHSHSYTGNPLACAAALATLDIFEQDNVIEANKALATRMASATAHLADHAHVAEIRQTGMALAIEMVQDKATKAAYPWQERRGLKVFEHALTRGALLRPLGSVVYFLPPYVITPEQIDFLAEVASEGIDIATRDSVSVAVPANFHPDFRDPG from the coding sequence ATGGGCCTCAACGATCAGTGGATGCAACGCGACCTCAAAGTCCTGTGGCACCCCTGCACCCAGATGAAAGACCACGAGCAGCTGCCACTGATCCCGATCCGGCGCGGTGAGGGCGTGTGGCTCGAGGACTTCGACGGCAAGCGCTACCTGGATGCCGTGAGCAGCTGGTGGGTCAACGTGTTCGGCCACGCCAACCCGCGCATCAACCAGCGCATCAAGGATCAGGTCGACCAGCTGGAGCACGTGATTCTCGCCGGCTTCAGCCACCAGCCGGTGATCGAGCTGTCCGAGCGCCTGGTCGCCATGACCCCCGCCGGGCTTGACCGGGTGTTCTATGCCGACAACGGTTCGTCGTGCATCGAAGTGGCGTTGAAGATGAGCTTCCACTACTGGCAGAACATCGGCAAACCGGCGAAAAAGCGCTTTGTTACCCTGACCAACAGCTACCACGGCGAGACCATCGCCGCGATGTCGGTGGGCGACGTGCCGCTGTTCACCGAGACCTACAAGGCGCTGCTGCTCGACACCCTCAAGGTGCCAAGCCCCGACTGCTACCTGCGCCCCGAGGGCATGGGCTGGGAAGAACACTCGCGCAACCTGTTCGCAGTCATGGAGCAGACCCTGGCCGAACACCACGAAACGATCTCGGCGGTGATCATCGAACCGCTGATCCAGGGCGCCGGTGGCATGCGCATGTACCACCCGGTGTACCTCAAGCTGCTGCGCGAAGCCTGCGACCGTTATGACGTGCACCTGATCCACGACGAGATCGCCGTCGGTTTCGGCCGCACCGGCACCATGTTCGCCTGCGAGCAAGCCGGCATCCGCCCGGACTTCCTGTGCCTGTCCAAGGCGCTGACCGGTGGCTACCTGCCGCTGGCCGCCTGCCTGACCACCGACAAGGTGTACCAGGCCTTCTACGACGATTACCCGACCCTGCGCGCGTTCCTCCACTCGCACAGCTACACCGGCAACCCGCTGGCCTGCGCCGCTGCCTTGGCGACGCTGGACATCTTCGAACAGGACAACGTAATCGAGGCCAACAAGGCCCTGGCCACGCGCATGGCCAGCGCCACCGCGCACCTGGCCGATCACGCCCACGTCGCCGAAATCCGCCAGACCGGCATGGCCCTGGCCATCGAAATGGTCCAGGACAAGGCGACCAAGGCTGCCTACCCGTGGCAGGAGCGGCGTGGCCTGAAGGTGTTCGAGCACGCCCTGACCCGCGGCGCCCTGCTGCGCCCACTGGGCAGCGTGGTGTACTTCCTGCCGCCGTACGTGATCACCCCGGAGCAGATCGACTTCCTCGCCGAAGTAGCCAGCGAAGGCATCGACATCGCCACCCGCGACAGCGTCAGCGTCGCCGTACCGGCCAACTTCCACCCCGACTTCCGCGACCCGGGCTAA
- a CDS encoding flavin monoamine oxidase family protein has product MAAAWVRLCALVLIGVSSGAALAKDKTPSAIVVGGGLAGLTAAYELQNKGWQVALLEAKSGMGGRSGLATSEWIGNAKAQPVLNQYLDRFKLETLPAPEFVRTPGYLIDGEYFSATDLTAKQPATAEALKRYEKTLDDLARSIDDPLNPQANSTLFALDQMNVSTWLDKLQLPTTARQLINQQIRTRYDEPSRLSLLYFAQQNRVYRGVSDRDLRAARLPGGSPVLAQAFVKQLKTIKTSSPVTAIVQDKDGVTVKVGSTDYKADYLVMAVPLRALAKIQITPGLDTQHVAALRGTNYGWRDQLMLKFKQPVWESRARMSGEIFSNAGLGMLWIEPALKGGANVVINLSGDNARLLQAFGDKQMVDQVLIRLHAFYPQARGAFTGYEVKRYSVDAGTGGAYLAYGPGQISKYWRLWERPVQRITFAGEHTDALYPGTLEGALRSGQRAASQAQDLLAGKSFDPAKAATVAAAATAGAAVAKKESGGGFFSRLFGGSDKPEVKTAPVAKAEEAAPAPAPAPAAAPAIPAPAVVAKEEPAKPAATKAAPAKHAPAHKSAAKQAKKPVEPKKATVKSEPVKKPVTNTQAQAN; this is encoded by the coding sequence ATGGCTGCTGCTTGGGTGCGCCTGTGCGCGTTGGTATTGATCGGTGTGTCCAGCGGCGCCGCGCTGGCAAAGGACAAGACACCGTCGGCAATCGTGGTGGGTGGCGGCCTGGCAGGCCTGACCGCAGCCTACGAACTGCAAAATAAAGGCTGGCAGGTCGCCCTGCTGGAGGCCAAGTCGGGCATGGGTGGGCGATCTGGCCTGGCCACCAGCGAGTGGATCGGCAACGCCAAGGCACAGCCGGTGCTCAATCAGTACCTCGACCGTTTCAAGCTTGAAACACTGCCCGCGCCAGAATTTGTGCGTACGCCGGGTTACCTGATCGACGGCGAGTACTTCAGCGCCACCGACCTGACTGCCAAGCAGCCGGCCACCGCCGAAGCACTCAAGCGCTACGAGAAGACCCTCGACGACCTGGCCCGTTCGATCGATGACCCGCTCAACCCGCAGGCGAACAGCACCTTGTTCGCCCTCGACCAGATGAACGTGTCCACCTGGCTCGACAAGCTGCAGTTGCCGACCACAGCGCGTCAGCTGATCAACCAGCAGATCCGCACCCGCTATGACGAGCCATCGCGCCTGTCGCTGCTTTACTTCGCCCAGCAGAACCGCGTCTACCGTGGCGTCAGTGATCGCGACCTGCGTGCCGCGCGCCTGCCTGGCGGCAGCCCGGTGCTGGCCCAGGCATTCGTCAAGCAGTTGAAGACCATCAAGACCAGCTCGCCGGTCACAGCGATCGTGCAGGACAAGGATGGCGTCACGGTCAAGGTCGGCAGCACGGACTACAAGGCCGATTACCTGGTGATGGCGGTGCCACTGCGGGCGCTGGCCAAGATCCAGATCACCCCAGGCCTGGACACTCAACATGTGGCAGCGCTGCGAGGCACCAACTACGGCTGGCGCGACCAGTTGATGCTCAAGTTCAAGCAGCCGGTCTGGGAAAGCCGCGCGCGCATGTCGGGTGAAATCTTCAGTAACGCCGGCCTCGGCATGCTGTGGATCGAGCCGGCGCTCAAGGGCGGTGCCAACGTGGTGATCAACCTCTCGGGTGACAATGCGCGCCTGCTGCAGGCCTTTGGCGACAAGCAGATGGTCGACCAGGTGCTGATCCGCCTGCATGCGTTCTATCCACAGGCCCGTGGTGCGTTCACCGGTTATGAGGTCAAGCGCTACAGTGTCGACGCCGGCACCGGTGGCGCCTACCTGGCTTACGGCCCTGGGCAGATCAGCAAGTACTGGCGCCTGTGGGAGCGCCCGGTGCAGCGCATCACCTTTGCCGGTGAGCACACCGATGCGCTTTACCCAGGCACCCTCGAAGGCGCCCTGCGCAGCGGCCAGCGTGCAGCCAGCCAGGCTCAGGACCTGCTTGCGGGCAAGTCGTTCGACCCGGCCAAGGCTGCGACCGTCGCAGCTGCGGCGACAGCGGGTGCAGCAGTGGCGAAGAAGGAAAGTGGCGGCGGGTTCTTCTCGCGCCTGTTCGGTGGTAGCGACAAGCCTGAAGTGAAGACTGCGCCGGTTGCCAAGGCTGAGGAAGCCGCACCAGCGCCGGCACCGGCTCCTGCTGCCGCCCCCGCTATCCCTGCACCTGCAGTCGTTGCCAAGGAAGAGCCGGCCAAGCCCGCCGCGACCAAGGCAGCACCGGCCAAGCATGCACCGGCACACAAGTCTGCGGCGAAGCAGGCGAAAAAGCCGGTCGAGCCGAAGAAGGCCACAGTCAAATCCGAGCCGGTAAAGAAACCGGTGACCAATACCCAGGCGCAGGCTAACTGA
- a CDS encoding chemotaxis protein CheW — MLELIAGQRSSLTGLLLPLGDRTLVLPNVAVVELIGQRNLVCEPGNPAWHLGWIDWRQQHLPLIGFEAACGGETPCGERARIVVLNALGDTGLRYLAVLLQDIPRSCKLDSQLNYVDVPLGSLELAAVQVGEQVARVPDLAGLERLVRDAELQPALG, encoded by the coding sequence ATGCTTGAACTGATTGCAGGGCAACGCAGCAGCCTGACCGGCCTGCTGCTGCCGCTGGGTGACCGCACCCTGGTGTTGCCCAACGTCGCCGTGGTCGAACTGATCGGCCAGCGCAACCTGGTGTGTGAACCCGGCAACCCGGCCTGGCACCTGGGGTGGATCGACTGGCGGCAGCAGCATTTGCCGTTGATCGGTTTCGAGGCAGCTTGTGGTGGTGAGACGCCCTGTGGCGAGCGGGCGCGGATCGTCGTGTTGAATGCGCTGGGAGACACCGGCTTGCGCTACCTGGCCGTGCTGCTGCAGGACATTCCACGCTCGTGCAAGCTGGACAGCCAGCTCAATTATGTGGACGTGCCGCTGGGCAGCCTGGAGCTGGCCGCCGTGCAGGTGGGCGAACAGGTGGCGCGGGTGCCGGACCTGGCCGGGCTGGAAAGATTGGTGCGTGACGCTGAACTGCAACCTGCCCTTGGGTAG
- a CDS encoding hybrid sensor histidine kinase/response regulator has translation MASAVVSPERHDTVALAWTRAAILDCLSQARQALERFAGETDDLSMLAFVVDNLHQVHGCLRMLELRGATRLAEELELLAKALAEGQVSPRGDCLGPLFRGLEQLPSYLERLRGARHDLPLVMLPLLNQLRACRGVEPLAQASLISGAAQRFAGSDDLANLDLSLGNWREQMQAGPGRDALRSVVSALCDDLMRIKERLDQFVRGDRQHSEELEALLAPLRHVADTLAVLGFQQPRRVIIDQVLALQALAQGERTADDAVLMDVAGALLYVEATLNGMVLPLEEGGQGGLPGSDLAEIRQLVLHESLSVLQQAKDLIGDCLESGWPRQRLQPLPGLLQQVRGALAMLMLPAAAEVFAGCAGYVQGWLQHLEVEPPADELTHLADSLSAAECYLQWRVADPLADAQPFLDMARASLTKLGVQCIHADQSQAQDGSDGIDDELREVFLEEAGELLPEIERHWLRWRADNSLRDALIEVRRDLHTLKGSGRMVHAEAVAELAWGAEHLLNRVLEGRIALTPEGAVALQQVFVHLPDLLADFAAGQLPQLTEIEQLASHLHALAENDTPVNADIDGLDPQLLDIFRNEAQGHLASLEGFLQGADGQGREVSDSLQRALHTLKGSAAMAGVMPIAELATAFDRLVREYRGHQLPLQAAEMQWLQTAHGLFLQALAQLGSTPLAAIPGAAQLIEQVGEAVDLRLASLHAEPQHTRHGKRDPQLIASFLAQAMDILLDAESLLSRWQQQPGQREPLDTLLDELTSLGHAAHLADLWQMDTVCEALLDLYGAVEEGSLGASPRFFTIAQQAHEALLDMLDEVAAGQEISPRPDCVDALRELLDGALAPGATGLVSPDAVTPLTGALEHDDEPDSPGDKELLEVFLEESSDIVESAAAALARWQADPRSSVEVENLLRDLHTLKGGARMVEISAIGDLAHELEFLYELLAAGRLPPSAPLFALLQNCHDRLAHMLDAVRLGQPLHAATALIDYIRNFSSAALTDSAAGQAPADTAPAEVPAAAPERAPGDMVKVDAELLDDLGNLAGEHSIIRGRIEQQVNDAQFALNEMETTLERMRDQLLRLDIETQGRISSRQAFEGDAYEDFDPLEMDRHSQLQQLSRALFESASDLLDLKETLTQRAQEAYSLLQQQARVNSQLQEGLTATLMVPFERLVPRLQRVVRQVASELGKQVELVVGNAEGELDRSVLERMVAPLEHMLRNAVDHGLEAREVRLAAGKPEQGTIHLNLLHEGADIVIEMTDDGAGVPLEAVRRKAIKRGLLDPQAQLSDHEILQFILRPGFSTAEKITQISGRGLGMDVVHEEVKQLGGSMTIESAQGKGARFLIRLPFTVSINRALMVHLGEEQYAIPLNTIEGIVRVPPAELAACYQLDAPRYVYGGHEYALRYLGELLQGLPRPVLLGQSVPLPVLLLHSQEQSFAIQVDSLSPSREIVVKSLGPQFAAVAGLSGATLLGDGRVVLILDLLGQLRGQQRRLARLPGGSGVQRTLFGPAPRRATLVMVVDDSVTVRKVTSRLLERHGMSVMTAKDGVDAMALLEEHRPDVLLLDIEMPRMDGFEVATRIRRDERLKDVPIIMITSRTGQKHRDRAMAIGVNDYLGKPYQESVLLQSIAHWSQTHA, from the coding sequence ATGGCTTCTGCCGTCGTAAGCCCCGAGCGCCACGATACCGTGGCCCTGGCCTGGACCCGGGCCGCCATCCTCGATTGCCTGAGCCAGGCCCGTCAGGCCCTGGAGCGCTTTGCCGGCGAGACCGACGACTTGTCGATGCTGGCCTTCGTTGTGGATAACCTGCACCAGGTGCATGGCTGCCTGCGCATGCTCGAACTGCGCGGTGCCACACGCCTGGCCGAAGAACTGGAACTGCTGGCCAAGGCCTTGGCCGAGGGCCAGGTGAGCCCCCGCGGTGACTGCCTGGGGCCGTTGTTCCGTGGTCTGGAGCAATTGCCGTCGTATCTGGAGCGGTTGCGCGGCGCACGCCATGACCTGCCACTGGTGATGCTGCCGCTGCTCAACCAGCTGCGTGCCTGCCGTGGCGTCGAGCCGCTGGCCCAGGCCAGCCTGATCAGCGGCGCCGCGCAGCGCTTTGCCGGTTCCGATGACCTGGCCAACCTCGACTTGTCGCTGGGAAACTGGCGGGAACAGATGCAGGCCGGGCCGGGGCGTGACGCTCTGCGCTCGGTGGTCAGCGCCCTGTGCGACGACCTGATGCGGATCAAGGAGCGTCTGGACCAGTTCGTGCGCGGCGACCGCCAGCACAGTGAAGAGCTGGAGGCGCTGCTCGCGCCATTGCGCCATGTTGCCGACACCCTGGCAGTGCTGGGCTTCCAGCAACCTCGCCGGGTGATCATCGACCAGGTGCTGGCGCTGCAGGCTTTGGCCCAGGGTGAGCGTACGGCGGACGACGCGGTATTGATGGATGTGGCCGGCGCTCTGCTGTATGTGGAGGCCACGCTCAATGGTATGGTCCTGCCACTGGAAGAAGGCGGGCAGGGCGGCCTGCCCGGTTCCGACCTGGCCGAGATTCGTCAGTTGGTGTTGCACGAATCACTGTCTGTGCTGCAGCAGGCCAAGGACCTGATCGGCGATTGCCTGGAGTCCGGCTGGCCGCGCCAGCGCCTGCAGCCACTGCCGGGGCTGTTGCAGCAAGTGCGCGGCGCGTTGGCGATGCTGATGCTGCCGGCCGCTGCCGAAGTGTTTGCCGGCTGCGCAGGCTATGTGCAGGGCTGGTTGCAGCATCTGGAAGTGGAGCCGCCGGCGGACGAACTGACCCACCTGGCCGACTCCCTCAGTGCCGCCGAATGCTACTTGCAATGGCGCGTCGCCGACCCGCTGGCCGATGCTCAACCGTTCCTCGACATGGCCCGTGCCAGCCTGACGAAGCTGGGTGTGCAGTGCATCCATGCGGACCAGTCCCAGGCGCAGGATGGCAGCGATGGCATCGATGATGAATTGCGTGAGGTGTTCCTCGAAGAGGCCGGCGAGTTGCTGCCGGAAATCGAGCGCCACTGGCTGCGCTGGCGTGCCGACAATAGCCTGCGTGACGCCCTGATCGAAGTGCGCCGCGACCTGCATACGCTCAAGGGCAGCGGGCGCATGGTGCATGCCGAGGCGGTGGCCGAACTGGCGTGGGGCGCTGAGCACCTGCTCAACCGGGTGCTGGAGGGGCGTATCGCCCTGACCCCGGAGGGCGCGGTGGCGTTGCAGCAGGTGTTCGTCCATCTGCCGGACCTGCTGGCAGACTTTGCAGCTGGCCAATTGCCGCAATTGACCGAGATCGAACAACTGGCGAGCCACCTGCACGCCCTGGCCGAGAACGACACCCCGGTCAACGCCGACATCGATGGCCTGGACCCACAGCTACTGGATATCTTCCGCAACGAAGCACAAGGCCACCTGGCCAGCCTGGAAGGCTTTCTGCAGGGCGCCGACGGCCAGGGCAGAGAAGTCAGCGACAGCCTGCAGCGCGCCTTGCACACCCTCAAGGGCAGCGCTGCCATGGCCGGCGTCATGCCGATCGCCGAGCTGGCTACTGCCTTCGACCGCCTGGTGCGCGAGTACCGGGGGCACCAGCTGCCGTTGCAGGCTGCGGAGATGCAATGGCTGCAAACAGCCCATGGTCTGTTCCTGCAGGCCTTGGCACAGCTGGGCAGTACGCCGTTGGCCGCCATCCCGGGTGCGGCCCAGCTGATCGAGCAGGTCGGCGAGGCCGTTGATCTGCGCCTGGCCAGCCTGCATGCCGAGCCTCAGCACACCCGGCATGGCAAACGCGACCCGCAGCTGATCGCCAGTTTCCTGGCCCAGGCCATGGATATCCTGCTGGATGCCGAGTCGCTGCTGTCACGTTGGCAACAGCAGCCCGGTCAGCGCGAGCCGCTGGATACCTTGCTCGATGAGCTGACCAGCCTTGGCCACGCTGCGCACCTGGCCGACCTGTGGCAGATGGATACCGTCTGCGAAGCGCTGCTCGACCTCTACGGCGCCGTGGAAGAGGGCAGCCTGGGCGCCAGCCCGCGCTTCTTCACCATTGCTCAGCAAGCCCATGAAGCCCTGCTGGACATGCTCGACGAAGTGGCTGCCGGGCAGGAAATCAGCCCCCGGCCTGACTGCGTCGACGCCCTGCGCGAACTGTTGGATGGCGCGCTGGCTCCGGGGGCTACCGGCCTGGTAAGCCCTGATGCGGTAACGCCGCTAACCGGCGCGCTGGAGCACGATGACGAGCCCGACAGCCCAGGCGACAAGGAATTGCTGGAGGTCTTCCTCGAAGAAAGCTCGGACATCGTCGAAAGCGCCGCCGCCGCCCTGGCGCGCTGGCAGGCCGACCCGCGCAGCAGCGTCGAGGTGGAGAACCTGCTGCGGGACTTGCATACCCTCAAGGGCGGTGCGCGCATGGTCGAGATCAGCGCCATCGGCGACCTGGCCCATGAACTGGAATTCCTCTACGAACTGCTCGCCGCCGGGCGCCTGCCGCCGAGCGCGCCGCTGTTCGCGCTGCTGCAGAACTGCCATGACCGCCTGGCGCACATGCTCGACGCCGTGCGCCTGGGCCAGCCGTTGCATGCCGCTACCGCGCTGATCGACTACATCCGCAACTTCAGCAGCGCCGCGCTGACCGACAGCGCTGCCGGCCAGGCCCCGGCCGACACAGCACCCGCCGAAGTACCGGCTGCGGCACCGGAGCGGGCGCCGGGCGACATGGTCAAGGTCGACGCCGAGCTGCTCGACGACCTCGGCAACCTGGCCGGTGAGCATTCAATCATTCGTGGCCGTATCGAACAGCAGGTCAACGACGCGCAGTTCGCCCTCAACGAGATGGAAACCACTCTGGAGCGCATGCGCGACCAGCTGCTGCGCCTGGACATCGAGACCCAGGGGCGAATCAGCAGCCGACAGGCGTTCGAGGGGGATGCCTACGAAGATTTCGACCCGCTGGAGATGGACCGCCATTCGCAGCTCCAGCAGCTGTCGCGGGCACTGTTTGAGTCGGCCTCCGACCTGCTCGACCTCAAGGAAACCCTCACCCAGCGCGCCCAGGAAGCCTACAGCCTGCTGCAGCAACAGGCGCGGGTGAACAGCCAACTGCAGGAGGGCCTGACCGCGACCCTGATGGTGCCGTTCGAACGTCTGGTACCGCGCTTGCAGCGGGTGGTGCGTCAGGTGGCCAGCGAGCTGGGCAAGCAGGTCGAACTGGTGGTCGGCAACGCCGAGGGCGAGCTGGACCGCAGCGTGCTCGAACGCATGGTCGCGCCCTTGGAGCACATGCTGCGCAATGCCGTCGACCATGGCCTGGAAGCGCGCGAGGTACGCCTGGCCGCGGGCAAGCCGGAGCAGGGCACCATTCACCTGAACTTGTTGCATGAGGGCGCCGACATCGTCATCGAGATGACCGACGACGGCGCCGGTGTGCCGCTGGAGGCGGTACGGCGCAAGGCGATCAAGCGCGGCCTGCTGGACCCGCAGGCACAGCTGAGCGATCACGAGATCCTGCAGTTCATCCTGCGCCCAGGCTTTTCCACGGCAGAGAAGATCACCCAGATTTCCGGGCGCGGCCTGGGCATGGACGTGGTGCACGAAGAGGTCAAGCAACTGGGCGGTTCGATGACCATCGAGTCGGCCCAGGGCAAGGGCGCGCGCTTCCTGATCCGCCTGCCGTTCACCGTGTCGATCAATCGGGCCTTGATGGTGCACCTGGGCGAGGAGCAGTACGCCATTCCGCTCAACACCATCGAGGGCATCGTGCGCGTGCCGCCTGCCGAGCTGGCCGCCTGTTACCAGCTGGACGCGCCGCGTTATGTGTATGGCGGCCACGAGTACGCCTTGCGTTACCTGGGCGAACTGCTGCAAGGGCTGCCGCGCCCGGTGCTGTTGGGGCAGAGCGTGCCGTTGCCGGTGTTGCTGCTGCACTCCCAGGAGCAGTCGTTCGCCATCCAGGTGGACAGCCTGTCGCCGAGCCGTGAGATCGTGGTGAAGAGCCTTGGCCCGCAGTTCGCCGCCGTGGCGGGCTTGTCGGGTGCGACCTTGCTCGGTGATGGCCGGGTGGTGCTGATCCTCGACCTGCTGGGCCAGCTGCGTGGCCAGCAGCGGCGGCTGGCGCGTCTGCCCGGTGGCAGCGGGGTGCAGCGAACCTTGTTCGGCCCGGCACCACGGCGGGCCACGCTGGTGATGGTGGTGGACGACTCGGTCACCGTGCGCAAGGTCACCAGCCGCCTGCTGGAACGCCATGGCATGAGCGTGATGACGGCCAAGGATGGGGTCGATGCCATGGCCCTGCTGGAAGAGCACCGCCCTGATGTGCTTTTGCTGGACATCGAAATGCCGCGCATGGATGGCTTCGAAGTGGCCACCCGCATTCGCCGCGACGAGCGTCTGAAAGACGTGCCGATCATCATGATCACATCGCGCACCGGGCAGAAGCACCGCGACCGTGCCATGGCCATTGGCGTCAACGATTACCTGGGCAAACCCTATCAGGAGTCGGTGTTGCTGCAGAGCATCGCCCACTGGAGCCAGACCCATGCTTGA
- a CDS encoding 16S rRNA (uracil(1498)-N(3))-methyltransferase — protein sequence MRLSRFFIDAPLSLGEHDLPEAQAHYIGRVLRMAPGDAVQLFDGSGQEYLGQLLEVGKKTVRVSLDQALAGQPDSPLQVHLGQGLSRGERMDWAIQKATELGANAITPIVSERCEVRLKDERADKRLAHWRQVAISACEQCGRSTLPVIHPPVTLAEWLKGTEADLKLVLHPVAEPLTSHDKPATLAFLIGPEGGLSEAEVEQAKAAGFHAARLGPRVLRTETAPVVALSVAQQLWGDFS from the coding sequence ATGAGACTGTCCCGCTTCTTCATCGACGCCCCCCTGAGCCTTGGCGAGCACGACCTGCCCGAAGCCCAGGCCCACTACATCGGCCGCGTCCTGCGCATGGCCCCCGGCGACGCCGTGCAACTGTTCGATGGCAGTGGCCAGGAATACCTCGGCCAACTGCTCGAAGTCGGCAAGAAGACCGTACGCGTCAGCCTCGACCAGGCCCTCGCCGGCCAGCCCGACTCACCGCTTCAGGTCCACCTCGGCCAGGGCCTGTCCCGCGGCGAGCGCATGGACTGGGCGATCCAGAAGGCCACCGAGCTTGGCGCCAACGCAATCACCCCGATTGTCAGCGAGCGCTGTGAAGTGCGCCTGAAGGACGAGCGTGCCGACAAGCGCCTGGCCCACTGGCGCCAAGTGGCGATCAGCGCCTGTGAACAATGCGGCCGCTCGACCCTGCCGGTCATTCATCCACCAGTGACCCTGGCCGAATGGCTCAAGGGCACCGAAGCCGACCTCAAACTGGTCCTGCACCCGGTCGCCGAGCCATTGACCAGCCATGACAAGCCGGCAACGCTGGCGTTCCTGATCGGCCCGGAAGGTGGCCTGAGCGAGGCGGAAGTCGAACAGGCCAAGGCCGCCGGCTTCCATGCCGCACGCCTCGGGCCGCGGGTATTGCGTACCGAGACAGCGCCGGTGGTGGCGCTGTCGGTAGCGCAGCAGTTGTGGGGTGATTTCTCGTAA